Below is a genomic region from Triticum dicoccoides isolate Atlit2015 ecotype Zavitan chromosome 5A, WEW_v2.0, whole genome shotgun sequence.
GTTACCATCATCTTGCAGACCAGTAGACATCCCGAATGTGTTATCAAACTGTGTATCATCAGCTTCGAGCAACTCTGTGAATGAGAAATAGGTCTGTGGTTCATATTCCTCAGCCACAATGCTGCCACCGCTAGTGTCATTCCACTGGGAATTAGTGCCCTGATCAGGACCAACAGCATATCCGTTTCCTTGGGTAAAATCCCACCCCAATAGCTCCGAAGCGTCCACACCATCAGCCTCTGACATGGAAAATTCATTCATATGACTGAAATTAATGTTTGCATCCCCTGGAGTTTGGTTCTGAACATAATACCCATTCACTGATGTTCCAGCTTGATCAAGGTATTCAGAATTCTTAACTTGTGCCCTTCTTATGGACAACTTCTGATTACTTCCTGGCACAAGGCTTCCCATGTTCATTGACAAATCAGCATTCATTGACTCCTCCCCAATCGGTTCAACTATTCCATATGAAGCAAGCAGTGGATCTTGAACTGCTATAGCAAAAGTCTCCTCACCAGAGAGCATAGTTGATTGTGATGACATAGTAGCTGTTTGTTCACTGACTTCTGGTTCAGGTTCCCTATAATCATCTGAATGAGGGCATTGTGGTATGGCTCTCCTTCGGCATCTACAGCATCGGTATTGAACCACTTCAGTTATTCTTTCTTCCTCAAGCTGCAAGGCATCACCATGAAACCACTCTGTATGCAGGAGGATACCAAGATgttaaaagaaaataaaagataatCCTAAAAAGCAACAATAATGAGAAACATACTTACTTTGGCACCTCTCACAGCGGACATACATGAAATCTGGACTGTAAGGTTTGTTACAGAGACAGCAGGCTGGTTTTATTGAAGAACCTATACCATCCTTGCTTTTTAGGATTACATCATTGGCCCTGAAATCTTCTCCACCAGTGTCATTCTTATGTTTCCTCCAAACAAGACCAAAGTATGTGATAACCTGAACTTTTTTAGGTTTTTTTGGCTTTTCTGTCTTCGGTTTTTTAGTTTTAGCCTTAGGCTGAACCTGCACCCCTGCAATATTTTGAGTTGCCACATTTGTAACAGGTCCAGATTCTGTCTTTGGTATTGGCTGGGTTTCCACCTTCATTACTGTCTGGGTTTCCACCTTCGTTGGCTGAGTTTCCACCTTTGcaactggctgagcttcaaccttagCCGCGACATTCATGGCTGGTTCAGAAGAATGGGCAGAACGAACCGTGAAGATTATTTTGGGAGCAGTCGCTGGCAGTTGGCCATTACTCTTTTGTTGAGACAAGGCAGAATTTGCATTTGTCTTGGTCTGGGTGAGATTACGCTTCTGAAAGCATAACTTGCACATCAAATTCGGAGCAGTATTGCCTCCTTTGCTTCCAACAGATCCTGATGTGCACTCTTTATGGCAATTGCCTGCAAAATATTGGTGGTTATCAATATTGTGACTTGGTATTGGACAGCTTAGATATTGGCTAGGTATAACCACACATGAGAGGGGGAAAAACTTTAAGAACATGCCAATAAACTGGTACATACCTTCACAAGAGCTACACTTTACGGCATCCCTACATCATCCAACAAAACACATATGAGAAGTGAAGAAAATCGGTTGCTATACAAGATTTTTTTTTGCAGTGACAAGAAAAGAATAATTGAATGAGCGCAACAGAGATGTGAAGAAGAGGACACCTGAAGGCCACATCCTTCTCACATGAGGAGCAGGTATATACATCTCCCTTGTGAAAGAGATAGAAAAAGATATCTCCGATGGTTGCCTTTACTCGTCTTTGGTAGAAATTTGTGAAACTGTTAGAGATTATGATTCCTGGACTAGGCGAGGAGCTAACCCCAGCTTTCTGCTCAAAATCCCTTACTAAATACAGTGGGACATGGATTTCAGAAAACCACAATTTGCCATTCTCATCCTGATTATCTTCTGCTTCTAAGATATTCTTGGTTACACGCACAGGAAGATGCTTCTGGTTTGAAAACTTCAGTGCATACCTTATGTTTCCATCGACTACTTTTTTATCACAAACCACTGCGTTTCTGAAAGCAGAATGGTCAGCATCAGAACTTTTTCCATCTGAAGGAATTTGGTCTGGAGGGATGAATTCCTTCCATTTTATATGAGCGTCAAGGTATCTAACctgagatgtatatatatatatatatattaggatcatTGTTAATTTAAGTCAGAGTAACTCTTTTAAACATTAGGAATCATGTTCAAGATGCTAACCTGCAGAGCAAGTTGAGATGAATTATGGCTTAACCCAACACATGCTCGCCAAGCAAATTGTCGAGTTCGTCTTGGAAAATTGGAAGTTTCATGATAAGATAGACCTGCTATCTTTCTTTTACCACCTATTGAGCAACATAACATGTCAATTTATTCTTACCCTCAATGCAAACAGAGTATGGAATGATAGTCATAACAATAGCCAAAGATGAGCAGTACCTTGACGAGCAGCTTTTCTTACGGCCGAACTTGGAAGAACCCCCTTCTGCAAAATACATTTAGAAATATTTCCTCCATTCCACCAATTCACCTCTTTCCAGCTCTTGTCATCATCAGTAACAGTAGAAGATTCAGATGCCAACAAACGTTTTCTGCCCCGCCTTCCACCAGTTCCACGTTTTTGGTATGCTGCAGAACGGGATGGTCCAGCAGATACACCAGGAGATTTCACAGGCCAATCATCCATTAGCTTCAACCAGCTTGCAGAAAATGCTATCCCACGAATATTGCTCTCCAACTGCACACGAAATGTAGCAACTTTTTATTAGATAACAAATATATTTTGTTTTCTACTGCTATTTAATGCAATAATTTCTGCACGGCTCTCAACATTATGTTACGGCTATTATTGTGTACCCAACTTGATTCACAGAAGCAAGTGATACTAGCCCGAATGTAACAGCACTAAATATGCCATTATATTTTCCATATTATTTTATTTTGCCTAATAAAGACCTTTCCATTTAGCACTTCCGATTATCCAGCGCTGAGCCATGAAGCGCTTGACGAAATTGCCACCCACACTTTTCTGCTTTTTACTTGCGTAGTTGCGTCATATAATAACATATTCATATCAGCTTTTATTGGAATATACCTTTTAGATTGAGTTACTTTGTTTCTAGAAATATGCCTAGTTATGTTAACCCTGTATATCACCTCTATTTGCTACCATTGCAGAAACCCTCCCCCCAGTCTGCTATTGATAACCACACTTGTTCATGTCCTTTCTTCAAGACTAGCTCCCATAACCATATTTTTCTTTAGGATGGACCAAAACTTAGTAAAGTTGCAGAAAGTACAGTATCTTAGCCCTTGAATCCAACTAGAAATACAAAAATAGAAGGAGAGGCAGACTCCATCTAAATATATTATCGAGTTATCCATGCAATTTCTGCAATCTCAAACAATTGAAGAAAACCTATAAATACTCATATAAAGTATGAGTTCAAATTCAAGCTATAGATGGAAAGATTTTGTGTGGTGGATCTCGACCGACCCAAGAAAAAGAATACGAGAACAGTTCTCGTGGCATTATTACAGGAGACCGAGGTGTATATGGCATGGTGAAATCCTCCGCCCGGTTGTTATTAAGGTTAAGAGAGGTGGTTGTGTGCCTCGCGGCCCTCGCCAGTGAACGCGGAATTGCTTGGTATCACTGTAGCTGCGAGGTGGTTGGGTATTTGAAGGCTCAGTgatcttaggctggtcatagtgggaagtaacttagactagtaacatgcatatgttactagtctatgtttctATCATGCAAGCCTTCATTTACTTAGATGTAGACTCATTTGCATTgggtgtgttatgttacagtaacatatgttactagctaagttactcccactatgaccagccttattgtGTATTTGAAAGCTGCGAGGTCTTGACCATCCCTTCATTGGGTCAAGGTGGGTCAAGGGCTGCAATTCAGAGTTGGTCCCTTCCCCAGAAAATACGCCTGTAATGAAGACACGATTGAAACACGTAGAGACTAAATGCTGCATTAACTATGTTTCCTGATTTTGTAAGTAACACTAgatttttttttgcaggaaagtaAAACTACATTCCACGTGATGACGTGACTATTAACTAGTGTGTCCCTAAATATGCACAAATAAAGTGGTAAACCAACAATTCTGTTCTTCAAAGTATTACTGACAATTATCAAGGATACTTAAAAATTAGTTTGAATCCTTGAACTCACTTCAAGCAAGAGGGGTATTATAGTTCTGCAGTTGGAAGCTTCTTGTAGCTGTTTATGCCATTGTTGTCTCTGCTGCATGTCTTGTAGGGAACCAACTAACAGGCCACGTAAACTCTCCTCCATGTTGGTCAGATAAGCAACGATGCTGGGGAAATGGCTCTCAGAACCTTTGATTACATGCATGGCACTAAAAATTCGAGCAGATCCTTTGGAAGCATTTGCAGTGGCTAAATTAAGAAAACAAGCCTTTTTATTTCCAATTGCCGAACTTTTACAGGCAAGGCACCAGCCACATCTATCTCTTGGGACTTCCATAACCTTCTTTTCAGTACATGGCCAAACAAATTGAGCGGCTGCTGAGGAAAATGCTTTCACTTGTAGAGCGCAGTCAGCAGCCATTTTCTTCCTTGGATTTGTGATGACTTGAGATGCTGCAACTTTTCCTTCATCTGATGTAAGAACAGCTAGATTAGCGGCAGCAGATGCTGCGATATTGCCATGATTGTAAAGATTCATGTAAGCCTGAGGTTTAAATGATGACAATTTAGCTGCCTTGCCACCAATCACATTTCCAAAGGGATGTTTATTTTGAGATGCAGAAGATGAGTCTGCCTTCACAGAAATGGCGCTCCCAATATCTTCTCTGGACATGGCATTATCTTTCATCCCTGAAAAGGAGGTGGACAAGTCTGTACGAATTAACGGATATGCTGGCTGTGCATGTGTTATGTTAGACAAACCAGCTACCATGGACCCATTCCGATGAGAAACTGATGATGACCCCGAGGATCCAAAAGCTCCATTGATTGGTGTAGTATGTACGTCATTCTGAGCTAAAGAAGTTTGTAGGTTGTTGTTCTCAGTACCATCTACACTAGTCACCATGTTTTGTTCCTCCAGTTGATCGGCAGAGCACACTGTAAATTGATTAGCCACAAATTTGTGCTGCACATCTACTTCAGAAAATACTGCTGTTTTACTCTCACCACCATCTTCTAAGATTGAACGGACACTTCCATCTACTGCTTCATTTGGAGTAGCACTCAGCAACGTATTGCATTGTAGAGCATAGCTTGCATCAGTATTTTTACCTAATTTTGACCTCTCGTTCTGAAATACATCTAGCAGGTGGGGCCAGTACTCTGTTATTCTCCTACATATAGATGTATATGCATCTGAAAGGGCAAGTACTTGGATGACCTTGACAACATCATACTGATTGTAATAACTTGCATAAGACTCTGCATTCGAAGATGTTCCAGTCCTGCATTATTTGACAGAATTACCATTAAAGAAAATTTAGGACAGAAATATATTTCCAGGTACAGGCCAGAGAAAAAGGCTGGTATTTATGGGGTAGCACTCAAACTACGGCTACGCACTAAAAAAATACGGATCAGGAGTCAGCTGTGAACAGGTGCAAAAGCAGAATTGACAAAGGGGAAAGACGAAACAAATGGCTGAACTACATGAGATTGAGAAGGGCATATGATAGTAGAAGACTTGCTGTCCTTAAATTAATAACTGTGGTTATCAGGTCCAATAGAATATGGTTTTCCCTACATTAATTAAGTTCCACCTAACCTTATACAGCTCACATGTTTGCCCTTATttcagaaccccccccccccaaaaaaaaaacagaaacatgtacttcctccataaactaatataagagcgtttagaatactaagtagtgatctaaacactcttatattagtttacagagggagtactgtaGAATTCAACATTAATAGCAGTATTTATCGATGTAGGGCTGGCTATGCAGAGTGAATGAGAAAATGTGCCCCAGAGATTCCATTGTTCTATGCCTATCAACTAGCAACGTAGGGGACGGGGAAGGGTTTCTAGTAGAAGGTTCCCCTCCACCGGAAGAACTCTCACAAGTAGAACCACCCTCTGTATCTATGAAAATACAACACTGTGTTCGTGGGCCGCAGAGGGAAATCTGGCGCCTCGATGATCCACAATGTTGGAAAAGTAGTGGAGTCCATAGGGGGGCCTCCATATGTGGCAGAAAATATGTAAAAAAAATAACACCTTTTCCAAAAGAATGGCCCGAGCTTTACAAGGAAAAAAAACTGCTTCGTCGAACCCAATAAGCGCAAAGAGCAAGCCTGTCATCCAAAGAAACGGAAACAACCAGCAAGTTCTAAATGGCAGCTAATTAGGATAATCGCTCTATTTCTTGGATCACTAGTAAACACCAAATAATGCAGGATTGAGATGCAAGAACTTACACAAGCAGATAGTTGCAGGATCCCAGGAAGAGTCTCTCACACATGTCAATGCCAAACATTTGAGCTCCTCTTGCCCCACGCTCTATCCTTGAAGATGTTGGCCCAAGCTTGTTAACCACACATTCTGGACAGAACCAAAGTCCCTGGGGCAGAAATGCTTTGTTCAGACCAATACATCTTGAGTGATATGCCCATGGGCAGCCATCACAGCATACAAGAGTCCCATCCATTCCACATATTCGGCAATCATCACTGTTGCCATCCAGGGATGCATTTGCTACAACAGCTTCTGGACTTGTTACATTTGGAGCAGCTTCCAGATTCTGGGAATCTTCAATCTTTTTGCAAGCAGAAACCCTTGAGGGCCTAGTCAGGACTACTCGTGATCCAGCCTCTGAGAAATTACTTGAATCCATCTCATATTCCAGTTCCTCATTATAGGCCTCCCGTGCCTCCAGCTCAGTTTTGAGTTCTTCAGAATCAATGGCATGATCACAGAGTATTTGGAGGACCCTAAGCTTCATGGTAACAGGAAGCTTATAATATTCAAGGGCCAAGAGGCTTCGAGCAAAACTCTTCCCCCCTAGACTCTTGATGCAACCCATTACATAGAGGTACTCCAGTAACAAAGTTGGCCAAGTCAGTGCATCTAGCAATGACCAATCTAGATACCTGCAAATATTTGAGGAAAATTGACAGAAACAAAATCAGTATTGAAGTAAAAGGACACAAGATTCACTAAAATGATAATGATTCCACTAAAGAGGGTTGATAGGTTACATACTTCAAGCAATTTGAAGCAAGCTCTGATCCTTCAGAGGATTTAGTCTCAAGCTGCCGCCTCAGCGCCCGCAGCAGCGAGACATGTACAGCATCGAACAATGTACTCTGCACAGAGCAATTAATGGATGCAACAAAATCATCCATGCCAAATGGACTGAGGAACAGCTGCACACTGAATGAACGGAGGAAGTTATAAACAGAAAAGAGGTGACTAATGGACTCCCCCGGCACATCAATGTCGCCTGATGACGGAGGCAACTCTGGGCCCTGAACTGGCAGGCACGGCACAATTGCCAATTCTTTAGTAGAATCTGATGAATTGCTGGAAGATTCCACATCCTCTGATACATCTGAGACAGATCCACTTTGCTGGGATGCATCAGGCATTTGACATGCATCAACCTTCTGTCTAGTAGTTGGCGGACCATTGAGCACCGTGGCAGTCCCTGATGAAACGACCAGGTCCAGCTTCCTCTTCCTGCAGCTGACTTTCATGCCAGATGCACCATTTTCCTCAGTCATGAGTAACTCCTGGAGCTGAGGATGCCCCAGCTCCTCACTCTGTCCATCCTCAAACACCACGCTGTAGGTCCCAATGCTGGTGTCGTATGATGCAACCTTCCCAAGACGAATCCTTGT
It encodes:
- the LOC119300828 gene encoding DDT domain-containing protein PTM-like, which produces MDPAAAQPREAADRTPAEDPPAVAPSAAPLADEVMEEIAEASAAARLGEEEPPSAAPVAVTSEAKAEETAGGTTTEQPSIVLALVSEGKMDVDDCCTGDADHAAAPVASETKTVVDGITIQEQEHALATEVKMEEEDQQPTQPAGARQVKEEEGECLVGRYISQTAADGTRIRLGKVASYDTSIGTYSVVFEDGQSEELGHPQLQELLMTEENGASGMKVSCRKRKLDLVVSSGTATVLNGPPTTRQKVDACQMPDASQQSGSVSDVSEDVESSSNSSDSTKELAIVPCLPVQGPELPPSSGDIDVPGESISHLFSVYNFLRSFSVQLFLSPFGMDDFVASINCSVQSTLFDAVHVSLLRALRRQLETKSSEGSELASNCLKYLDWSLLDALTWPTLLLEYLYVMGCIKSLGGKSFARSLLALEYYKLPVTMKLRVLQILCDHAIDSEELKTELEAREAYNEELEYEMDSSNFSEAGSRVVLTRPSRVSACKKIEDSQNLEAAPNVTSPEAVVANASLDGNSDDCRICGMDGTLVCCDGCPWAYHSRCIGLNKAFLPQGLWFCPECVVNKLGPTSSRIERGARGAQMFGIDMCERLFLGSCNYLLVTGTSSNAESYASYYNQYDVVKVIQVLALSDAYTSICRRITEYWPHLLDVFQNERSKLGKNTDASYALQCNTLLSATPNEAVDGSVRSILEDGGESKTAVFSEVDVQHKFVANQFTVCSADQLEEQNMVTSVDGTENNNLQTSLAQNDVHTTPINGAFGSSGSSSVSHRNGSMVAGLSNITHAQPAYPLIRTDLSTSFSGMKDNAMSREDIGSAISVKADSSSASQNKHPFGNVIGGKAAKLSSFKPQAYMNLYNHGNIAASAAANLAVLTSDEGKVAASQVITNPRKKMAADCALQVKAFSSAAAQFVWPCTEKKVMEVPRDRCGWCLACKSSAIGNKKACFLNLATANASKGSARIFSAMHVIKGSESHFPSIVAYLTNMEESLRGLLVGSLQDMQQRQQWHKQLQEASNCRTIIPLLLELESNIRGIAFSASWLKLMDDWPVKSPGVSAGPSRSAAYQKRGTGGRRGRKRLLASESSTVTDDDKSWKEVNWWNGGNISKCILQKGVLPSSAVRKAARQGGKRKIAGLSYHETSNFPRRTRQFAWRACVGLSHNSSQLALQVRYLDAHIKWKEFIPPDQIPSDGKSSDADHSAFRNAVVCDKKVVDGNIRYALKFSNQKHLPVRVTKNILEAEDNQDENGKLWFSEIHVPLYLVRDFEQKAGVSSSPSPGIIISNSFTNFYQRRVKATIGDIFFYLFHKGDVYTCSSCEKDVAFRDAVKCSSCEGNCHKECTSGSVGSKGGNTAPNLMCKLCFQKRNLTQTKTNANSALSQQKSNGQLPATAPKIIFTVRSAHSSEPAMNVAAKVEAQPVAKVETQPTKVETQTVMKVETQPIPKTESGPVTNVATQNIAGVQVQPKAKTKKPKTEKPKKPKKVQVITYFGLVWRKHKNDTGGEDFRANDVILKSKDGIGSSIKPACCLCNKPYSPDFMYVRCERCQKWFHGDALQLEEERITEVVQYRCCRCRRRAIPQCPHSDDYREPEPEVSEQTATMSSQSTMLSGEETFAIAVQDPLLASYGIVEPIGEESMNADLSMNMGSLVPGSNQKLSIRRAQVKNSEYLDQAGTSVNGYYVQNQTPGDANINFSHMNEFSMSEADGVDASELLGWDFTQGNGYAVGPDQGTNSQWNDTSGGSIVAEEYEPQTYFSFTELLEADDTQFDNTFGMSTGLQDDGNFAGSFDQQGASFDELTFMVEEESSNMHFPANDPSIGELVCHKCKDPQQPPDLKCSSCGLRVHHQCSPWQESGQPGDSANWRCGTCREWQ